The Hemibagrus wyckioides isolate EC202008001 linkage group LG25, SWU_Hwy_1.0, whole genome shotgun sequence genome has a segment encoding these proteins:
- the gpr176 gene encoding G-protein coupled receptor 176 isoform X2, translated as METVNTGNAAVLWCTCCTNVFKTVTGRFIKNLACSGICASLVCVPFDVLLNASPRCCLWIHTPALCRTIKFLHRLFCSVTVLSFSAIALDRYYSVLYPLERKISDAKSRDLIIYVWVHALVASVPVFAVSNVTDVYATSACSEGYSLGHLVYMVLYNVTTVILPLVAVFVVMALIRRALSTSQKKKVIIAALRTPQSSVSIPYVSQREAELHATLLAIVLAFVFCSAPYIVLLAYRALPITGQASQWLHLTAVWLPKMSLLTNPLFLVMVNRSARRRLMDALAHVQRRYSRRNNSIGVGTAPEPGALGGEALARSGSQLLEMFNIGQRQIFRPNEEDDEEDGNEIAAVANFQSRPEHGDAVGASVGIPGEGGKEEGSALPKHSPVQYCAYSSSQVAPATPTDPEDASQFGFGPFELPPQWLPETRNSKKRLLPPLGNTPEELIQTKQSRARPERRISRNNKVSTFPTVDP; from the exons ATGGAAACAGTAAACACCG GTAATGCCGCCGTTTTGTGGTGCACCTGCTGCACCAACGTCTTCAAGACGGTCACCGGACGCTTCATTAAGAACCTGGCCTGCTCGGGAATCTGCGCCAGCCTGGTGTGCGTGCCATTCGACGTTCTCCTGAACGCCAGCCCTCGCTGCTGCCTCTGGATCCACACTCCAGCTCTCTGTCGGACCATCAAGTTCCTGCACAGGCTCTTCTGCTCGGTCACTGTGCTCAGCTTCTCTGCCATCGCTCTGGACAG GTACTACTCTGTGCTGTATCCACTAGAGAGAAAAATATCAGACGCCAAATCCAGAGACTTGATCATATATGTCTGGGTTCATGCCCTCGTGGCTAGCGTTCCtgtgtttgctgtgagtaaCGTCACTGACGTCTACGCCACCTCCGCCTGCTCTGAAGGCTACTCTTTAGGTCACCTGGTTTACATGGTGCTCTACAACGTGACCACTGTGATCTTACCCCTAGTGGCTGTGTTTGTAGTCATGGCGCTGATCCGGCGTGCGCTGAGCACCAGTCAGAAGAAAAAGGTGATCATCGCGGCACTGCGGACGCCGCAAAGCAGCGTCTCCATCCCGTACGTGTCTCAGCGTGAGGCTGAGCTTCATGCCACGTTGCTCGCGATCGTCCTGGCCTTCGTGTTCTGCAGCGCGCCATACATTGTGCTGCTGGCGTACCGGGCACTTCCCATCACTGGCCAGGCCTCACAGTGGCTGCACCTCACTGCCGTCTGGCTGCCTAAAATGTCTCTACTCACCAACCCACTGTTTTTAGTCATGGTGAACCGGTCAGCACGGCGGCGTCTGATGGACGCGTTGGCACACGTTCAACGTCGTTACAGCCGCAGGAACAACTCGATTGGCGTGGGAACAGCACCCGAGCCTGGAGCTCTCGGAGGGGAGGCGCTCGCCCGCTCAGGAAGCCAGCTGCTTGAAATGTTCAACATTGGCCAGCGCCAGATTTTCAGGCCAAACGAAGAGGACGACGAAGAAGACGGGAACGAAATCGCAGCCGTAGCCAATTTCCAGTCCAGACCTGAACACGGGGATGCAGTCGGAGCCTCAGTCGGAATACCAGGAgaaggaggaaaggaagaagGTTCAGCATTGCCAAAACATTCCCCTGTTCAATACTGTGCATACTCATCCTCACAGGTGGCTCCTGCCACACCGACTGACCCCGAAGATGCCTCCCAGTTTGGTTTCGGTCCATTCGAACTGCCTCCTCAGTGGCTTCCTGAAACTAGAAACAGCAAGAAAAGACTGTTGCCTCCGTTAGGTAACACCCCAGAGGAGCTGATCCAGACCAAACAGTCCAGAGCACGACCCGAGAGGCGCATCAGCAGAAACAACAAAGTCAGCACCTTCCCTACTGTGGACCCCTGA
- the gpr176 gene encoding G-protein coupled receptor 176 isoform X1, whose amino-acid sequence MDVDAWLALTENATARSTGSPSLSPGLVNSSSAAVSVWRDAEQPEERAYRDFAISAQLLILAGSLLGNAAVLWCTCCTNVFKTVTGRFIKNLACSGICASLVCVPFDVLLNASPRCCLWIHTPALCRTIKFLHRLFCSVTVLSFSAIALDRYYSVLYPLERKISDAKSRDLIIYVWVHALVASVPVFAVSNVTDVYATSACSEGYSLGHLVYMVLYNVTTVILPLVAVFVVMALIRRALSTSQKKKVIIAALRTPQSSVSIPYVSQREAELHATLLAIVLAFVFCSAPYIVLLAYRALPITGQASQWLHLTAVWLPKMSLLTNPLFLVMVNRSARRRLMDALAHVQRRYSRRNNSIGVGTAPEPGALGGEALARSGSQLLEMFNIGQRQIFRPNEEDDEEDGNEIAAVANFQSRPEHGDAVGASVGIPGEGGKEEGSALPKHSPVQYCAYSSSQVAPATPTDPEDASQFGFGPFELPPQWLPETRNSKKRLLPPLGNTPEELIQTKQSRARPERRISRNNKVSTFPTVDP is encoded by the exons ATGGACGTGGACGCTTGGCTTGCTCTCACCGAGAACGCGACGGCGAGGTCCACGGGCTCCCCGAGCCTCTCCCCGGGGCTGGTGAACTCCAGCTCGGCGGCGGTGAGCGTGTGGAGAGACGCGGAGCAGCCGGAAGAGAGAGCGTACCGAGACTTCGCCATCTCCGCTCAGCTCCTCATCCTCGCTGGCTCTCTGTTAG GTAATGCCGCCGTTTTGTGGTGCACCTGCTGCACCAACGTCTTCAAGACGGTCACCGGACGCTTCATTAAGAACCTGGCCTGCTCGGGAATCTGCGCCAGCCTGGTGTGCGTGCCATTCGACGTTCTCCTGAACGCCAGCCCTCGCTGCTGCCTCTGGATCCACACTCCAGCTCTCTGTCGGACCATCAAGTTCCTGCACAGGCTCTTCTGCTCGGTCACTGTGCTCAGCTTCTCTGCCATCGCTCTGGACAG GTACTACTCTGTGCTGTATCCACTAGAGAGAAAAATATCAGACGCCAAATCCAGAGACTTGATCATATATGTCTGGGTTCATGCCCTCGTGGCTAGCGTTCCtgtgtttgctgtgagtaaCGTCACTGACGTCTACGCCACCTCCGCCTGCTCTGAAGGCTACTCTTTAGGTCACCTGGTTTACATGGTGCTCTACAACGTGACCACTGTGATCTTACCCCTAGTGGCTGTGTTTGTAGTCATGGCGCTGATCCGGCGTGCGCTGAGCACCAGTCAGAAGAAAAAGGTGATCATCGCGGCACTGCGGACGCCGCAAAGCAGCGTCTCCATCCCGTACGTGTCTCAGCGTGAGGCTGAGCTTCATGCCACGTTGCTCGCGATCGTCCTGGCCTTCGTGTTCTGCAGCGCGCCATACATTGTGCTGCTGGCGTACCGGGCACTTCCCATCACTGGCCAGGCCTCACAGTGGCTGCACCTCACTGCCGTCTGGCTGCCTAAAATGTCTCTACTCACCAACCCACTGTTTTTAGTCATGGTGAACCGGTCAGCACGGCGGCGTCTGATGGACGCGTTGGCACACGTTCAACGTCGTTACAGCCGCAGGAACAACTCGATTGGCGTGGGAACAGCACCCGAGCCTGGAGCTCTCGGAGGGGAGGCGCTCGCCCGCTCAGGAAGCCAGCTGCTTGAAATGTTCAACATTGGCCAGCGCCAGATTTTCAGGCCAAACGAAGAGGACGACGAAGAAGACGGGAACGAAATCGCAGCCGTAGCCAATTTCCAGTCCAGACCTGAACACGGGGATGCAGTCGGAGCCTCAGTCGGAATACCAGGAgaaggaggaaaggaagaagGTTCAGCATTGCCAAAACATTCCCCTGTTCAATACTGTGCATACTCATCCTCACAGGTGGCTCCTGCCACACCGACTGACCCCGAAGATGCCTCCCAGTTTGGTTTCGGTCCATTCGAACTGCCTCCTCAGTGGCTTCCTGAAACTAGAAACAGCAAGAAAAGACTGTTGCCTCCGTTAGGTAACACCCCAGAGGAGCTGATCCAGACCAAACAGTCCAGAGCACGACCCGAGAGGCGCATCAGCAGAAACAACAAAGTCAGCACCTTCCCTACTGTGGACCCCTGA